The Proteus sp. ZN5 genome includes the window CGAGGGTCACACCATAGACATGCTGTAATGCATCAAGAGTATCTTGTGCTTCTTGCTCATCAAGAATACTCATGGCAAATCCCACATGAATAAGTACCCATTTGCCTAATAATTCACTAGGTTCGCCTTCACATACCATTGAAATATTAACAGCACGTTTGACGCCACTGACTTCGGCATAAGCGAGTTGGTGGACGTCTTCGCCCACCTCAACAATCTTAGCTGGAACACCTAAGCACATAAACGACTCTCCAACCAAGTTAACCACTCTTCCATGCCTTCACCCGTTGTTGCTGATAACGCAATGATTTCGATATTTGGATTAACACGGCGAGCTGATTCAATGCAGGCTTGAACGTCAATATTCAGATGTGGCACTAAATCAATTTTATTGATAATCATTAAATCAGCCGCAGCAAACATATGCGGATATTTCAGAGGCTTATCTTCACCTTCAGTGACAGAAAGAATAGCGACTTTATGCTTTTCACCCAGATCAAAACTGGCAGGACAAACTAAGTTACCCACGTTTTCAATAAAGAGAACGCTGTTATCTTGTAAGCCTAATTGGTGTGTCGCATCATGCACCATTTGTGCATCAAGGTGACAGCCTTTGCCTGTATTCACTTGGATCGCTGGCACACCTGTTTCACGAATACGATCCGCATCATTAGTGGTTTGCTGATCGCCTTCGATCACCGCACAAGGCACACGTTGCGCTAATTGTTTTAATGTTTGTGTTAACAGTGTCGTTTTACCGGAGCCGGGACTTGAAACTAAATTCAATGCCAACACATTTTGTTGTTCAAAATGTTCACGGTTATGAACGGCAATGCGGTTATTTTTATCCAGCACATCCATTTCAATTTTCAGCATACGCTTTTGGCTAATACCGGGAGCATGTGTTCCTGCTTCGCCTTGACCATAATGCATATTCTGATTTTCAATCACTGGGCTAAATTGCTCTTCGTGTTCATGATCGTGGTCATGACCATGTGCATGATCGTGATCGTGGCTATGAGAATGATGATGCGAGTGCTCATGGTTATGATCATGAGCATGGTCGTGACTGTGTGAATGATCGTCATGTCCATGATGATGTTCATGGAAAACAGGGGTTTCGTTTAGCTGTGCATCGTTATGAAAATGGAGGTGAACATCACCACTGTTATGGTAATAGTGGTGATGAACGATGATAGGCTGACCATGTGTTTCGTAGTTATGCTTATGCTTTTGTTCAGACTTATCAATATATTTATGAACAGTATTCGCTGGAGTAGCATTGTGTTCATGATGGTGATCATGCCCATGATGGCTGTGATCATGATGATGACCGTGGTCGTGATGATCATGGTCATGAGAGTGATGATGGTGGTGCTCATGTGAATGAGGCTCTACGCCTTCAATTCTGACATTGCCTTCGCCACAACCGCAAGTGCTACACATATTCTGACTCCTGTACTATTCAATAAGAAGAATGTGACTCAGTGTCGCGTAAAATTTCTACACTATGATCTTAACTGACCACGGAAGAGAGAACGACGACTTAAATCAACTTCTGCTACGGATTGTGTCTGAACAGGAAGAGAAAGAGCCATTTTTACACTATTTTCAACCAACTCAATAGCATGTTCCGCTGCTAAATGTCTATCAAGTGGCGACATTAATGAACAAGCAAGGTACTGCATACCTCCCTCAAGCTCACCCACAACGAATTTAATCTGACCACAAGGTAATTCTAACCCAATGCGATCACCGACTTTTCGATGTGGCCATTCTTGTGAAGGCCCCGGGAAGACAACCAGTTCTAGCATCCAAGGCGTAAGAACAGCACCAATCCACTGATTTTCAAATAAAGTAAAGCCCCCTGCTTTTACAGGAACGCCTTCGCGATAAAAAGGAAGCCCTTTCATCTCTTTTTCAGCGATTTCACTAAAACGTGTTTCAAGTTGCTCAATAGGCGGTTCATCATATCCTATGACATCCCAGCTTAATTCACTCATGCTGTTACCTCTTTAGGTGTGACAGAAATGCCGTATTCACGCAAAATGTTC containing:
- the hybG gene encoding hydrogenase maturation factor HybG — translated: MCLGVPAKIVEVGEDVHQLAYAEVSGVKRAVNISMVCEGEPSELLGKWVLIHVGFAMSILDEQEAQDTLDALQHVYGVTLEEADDAVR
- the hypB gene encoding hydrogenase nickel incorporation protein HypB, which codes for MCSTCGCGEGNVRIEGVEPHSHEHHHHHSHDHDHHDHGHHHDHSHHGHDHHHEHNATPANTVHKYIDKSEQKHKHNYETHGQPIIVHHHYYHNSGDVHLHFHNDAQLNETPVFHEHHHGHDDHSHSHDHAHDHNHEHSHHHSHSHDHDHAHGHDHDHEHEEQFSPVIENQNMHYGQGEAGTHAPGISQKRMLKIEMDVLDKNNRIAVHNREHFEQQNVLALNLVSSPGSGKTTLLTQTLKQLAQRVPCAVIEGDQQTTNDADRIRETGVPAIQVNTGKGCHLDAQMVHDATHQLGLQDNSVLFIENVGNLVCPASFDLGEKHKVAILSVTEGEDKPLKYPHMFAAADLMIINKIDLVPHLNIDVQACIESARRVNPNIEIIALSATTGEGMEEWLTWLESRLCA
- the hybE gene encoding hydrogenase-2 assembly chaperone; its protein translation is MSELSWDVIGYDEPPIEQLETRFSEIAEKEMKGLPFYREGVPVKAGGFTLFENQWIGAVLTPWMLELVVFPGPSQEWPHRKVGDRIGLELPCGQIKFVVGELEGGMQYLACSLMSPLDRHLAAEHAIELVENSVKMALSLPVQTQSVAEVDLSRRSLFRGQLRS